The uncultured Paludibaculum sp. sequence GCTGGAGGGCAACCTGGAAGCGAACGCGGTCGACCGCGACGTACTGGTCTTCCTGCCGCCCAGCTATGCGAAGGAGAAGAAGCGGCGCTACCCGGTGGTGTATGCTCTGCACGGCTACAGCATTGGAGCTGAGCAGTGGTCGAAGGAGATCCACGTTCCGCAGACCATTGAGGGGGCCTTCGCGAAGGGGGCCCAGGAGATGATCGTGGTGCTGCCGGATTCGAAGACGGTCCACAACGGTTCGATGTACTCGAGTTCGGTAACGACGGGCGACTTCGAACAGTTCATCGCGCGGGACGTGGTCGCCTATATCGACGCGCACTACCGGACTATCCCGAAACGGACGAGCCGCGGGCTGGTGGGGCATTCCATGGGCGGTTATGGCGCAAGCCGCATCGGCATGAGGCACTCCGACGTGTTCGGGAGCCTGTACATCATGAGCCCGTGCTGCATGTCGCCGCGTGGCGGCGGGCCGGCGAATCCGGCGATGGAGAAGGCCCTGGCGGCCGTGAAGACACCGGCCGACTCGGCGACATTGCCGTTCGGCTTGAGGGCACAGCTCGCAACAGCGGCTGCCTGGTCGCCGAATCCGAAAAATCCGCCGCTGTATCTGGATCTGCCCATGAAGGACGGCGTGGTTCAGCAGGATGTGTTAGCGCGCTGGACGGCGAATGCTCCGCTGGCGTTTGTCCACCAGTACGTCGGGAATCTGAAGATGTACCGGGGCATTTCGATGGACGTGGGCGACCAGGACGGCCTGAAGAACGACGCGACCAAGCTGCATGAGGTGATGGACACGTACGGCATTGCGAACAGCTTCGAGATCTACTCCGGCACCCATACGAGCGCGGTGGCGGTACGGTTCCAGAACTATGTCATGCCGTTCTTCAGCAAGAACCTGTGCAGCGGAACGAACTGCCAGTGACCGAAAGGCAATGTTGACCGGAAGTACCGTTGAATTGGAGTTTTGACATGAGATTCGTTTCGATCTGGTGCGCGGTGCCCGTATTGTTTGCGGCTCTCGCCGGATCCGCGGCAGCCCAACCGGTAGCTGTCCGCATCGATGCCACCAACACGGGGCAGCCCATCAGCAAGCTGGTGTTCGGCGGCTTCATGGAGCCGGCCACGACCCAGGTCTGGGCCGAGATGCTGGCCGACCGGAAGTTCTTCTATGCGATCAACTCCAAACCCGAACCCGCAGCGCCCACTGGAGGGTTCGGCCGGCGTGGGCCCCGCCGGCGATGGCTCCCCGTCGGCGGGGATCAGTTTGTGGAGATGGACAGCAAGAGTGCGTACGTGGGGGAGTGGAGTCCGCTGATCCAGGTGGAGGCTACGACGCCGCGCGGCATCAGTCAGGCGGGGCTTGCGCTCAGAGCGGGCAGAGCCTATGTGGGGCGTGTTGTACTCAGCGGCAGTCCCGGAGTCAAGGTGGATGTGAGCCTGATCTGGGGACCGAATCCCGAGGACCGGCAGACGGTGAGTGTAGGGAAGTTGACAGCGGGCTATGCGAAGTTCCCGCTGAAGTTCGCGGCGAAAGCTGACACGACGCAAGGCCGCATCGAGATTACGGGGCACGGCGGCGGAGCGTTCCATATCGGAGCGACGTCCCTGATGCCGGCGGACAATGTCTCGGGGTTCAAAGCTGCCAGTGTACGTCTGCTGAAGGAACAGGGTATCGGGATCGCCCGTTGGCCCGGTGGGAATTTCGTATCGGCCTACGACTGGCGGGACGGGCTCGGCGACGCCGACAAAAGGCCGCCGCGCCGGGAACTGGCGTGGAACGGGATGGAGACGAACGACATGGGGATCGACGACTTCATGACGTTCTGCCGTCTGCTGAATGCGGAGCCGTACATTGCAGTGAATACCGGATTGGGCGATGCGCATTCGGCCGCGGAACAGGTCGAGTATGTGAACGGCCCGGCCACCAGCCCGATGGGCAAGCTGCGCGCGGCCAACGGGCATCCGGCTCCCTATGGCGTGAAGATCTGGGGGATCGGCAACGAAATGTACGGTCCCTGGCAGTGGGGCCACATGGATGTGACGCAGTACCCGGACAAGCACAATCTGTTCGTGCGGGCGATGCGGAAGGTCGATCCTACGATCAAGGTGATCGCTTCGAGCGCCACGCCGGAGGAGTTGTCGTGGACCTACATAGAAAACCGTCAATTGGGCACCTTCCCGGAACGGGAAGCTGTGAACGATAAGGTGCCTTTTGCGTTTGGTACGAAGTACGACTGGACGGGGGCCCTGCTGGCGCGCTCGGCGGAGTATATCGATTACCTCGGCGAGCACTTCTACGGCTATCCCCACCTGGCGATCGACGGTCCTTCGCAGCAGTTCGTCGAGGCGAACGACTCAGTCGCGGATCGTGTGCGCCGCATGCCGAACAAGGTCCAGATGAAGTTTGAAGCGTGGGCGGAGTACCTGAAGCGGATGCCGTCGCTGAAGGGCAAGGACATCCGGTTCGCCTTCGACGAATGGGCGCCGAGGAACCGGCCTGTGAGCCCGTCGAGCGCGGCTCCGGTGAGCAGCCTGATGTTGAATCCGATGACGAATGCGCTGGTGTATCACGAGTTCTTCCGGCACTCGGACATGGTTGCCTTGGGCGTGGCCACGGGCGGGATGGGCACGCTGGCGCTGGATTCCTACGGCGAGGCGATCGGCCTGAGGATGGAAGGGCTGGTGATGAAAGTGCTGCACGACCGGTTTGCCGGTGCGCTGCCGGTGGCCGTAACCGGGAATTCTCCTCAGCGCAGCATTAAGGGCACTGTGGGAGTGGATCTTCCGGAGCGTCCTTCCGGCAGTCCAACCTACCCGCTCGACGTGTTTGCAGCGCTGACCGCCGACCGCAGAAAACTCGCCATCTCCATGGTGAACCCAACGGACACGACGCAGGACTGCGACCTGGATTTCGCAGGCGTACAACCGAGCGGATCCGCCAAGCTATGGCAACTGACCGCTCCTCCGGGAAGTGCACCGG is a genomic window containing:
- a CDS encoding alpha/beta fold hydrolase; this encodes MQKILSRVAMIALGLAVLAPAQVKTEVPPVEPSAKPVTVEPIKIHGAALEGNLEANAVDRDVLVFLPPSYAKEKKRRYPVVYALHGYSIGAEQWSKEIHVPQTIEGAFAKGAQEMIVVLPDSKTVHNGSMYSSSVTTGDFEQFIARDVVAYIDAHYRTIPKRTSRGLVGHSMGGYGASRIGMRHSDVFGSLYIMSPCCMSPRGGGPANPAMEKALAAVKTPADSATLPFGLRAQLATAAAWSPNPKNPPLYLDLPMKDGVVQQDVLARWTANAPLAFVHQYVGNLKMYRGISMDVGDQDGLKNDATKLHEVMDTYGIANSFEIYSGTHTSAVAVRFQNYVMPFFSKNLCSGTNCQ
- a CDS encoding alpha-N-arabinofuranosidase, producing the protein MRFVSIWCAVPVLFAALAGSAAAQPVAVRIDATNTGQPISKLVFGGFMEPATTQVWAEMLADRKFFYAINSKPEPAAPTGGFGRRGPRRRWLPVGGDQFVEMDSKSAYVGEWSPLIQVEATTPRGISQAGLALRAGRAYVGRVVLSGSPGVKVDVSLIWGPNPEDRQTVSVGKLTAGYAKFPLKFAAKADTTQGRIEITGHGGGAFHIGATSLMPADNVSGFKAASVRLLKEQGIGIARWPGGNFVSAYDWRDGLGDADKRPPRRELAWNGMETNDMGIDDFMTFCRLLNAEPYIAVNTGLGDAHSAAEQVEYVNGPATSPMGKLRAANGHPAPYGVKIWGIGNEMYGPWQWGHMDVTQYPDKHNLFVRAMRKVDPTIKVIASSATPEELSWTYIENRQLGTFPEREAVNDKVPFAFGTKYDWTGALLARSAEYIDYLGEHFYGYPHLAIDGPSQQFVEANDSVADRVRRMPNKVQMKFEAWAEYLKRMPSLKGKDIRFAFDEWAPRNRPVSPSSAAPVSSLMLNPMTNALVYHEFFRHSDMVALGVATGGMGTLALDSYGEAIGLRMEGLVMKVLHDRFAGALPVAVTGNSPQRSIKGTVGVDLPERPSGSPTYPLDVFAALTADRRKLAISMVNPTDTTQDCDLDFAGVQPSGSAKLWQLTAPPGSAPAPGGPGRGGFSGPPATMRETSLPQAPRRVTLPPDSVSVYEFEVR